In Toxotes jaculatrix isolate fToxJac2 chromosome 12, fToxJac2.pri, whole genome shotgun sequence, the following are encoded in one genomic region:
- the fam89b gene encoding protein FAM89A has translation MNANPADCPVSGVFSLEGLPPLPKGLSGILNSSGGSWRDIEKVHSKRARIQADISRGGDATRGQSKPGGLDAALALLRKEMVGLRQLDMSLLCQLWSLHEGIQEYKGSSLLSEASFSADNGYSEEEEEEDEVEEEHDEVTGVLSQPSPSSSSLSLPPPSSNSRDQWIKDSFHIP, from the exons ATGAACGCGAACCCGGCTGACTGTCCGGTGAGCGGTGTCTTCTCGCTGGAGGGTCTGCCTCCGCTGCCCAAAGGCCTGAGCGGCATCCTGAACTCCAGCGGCGGGTCGTGGCGGGACATCGAGAAGGTGCACAGCAAGAGAGCGCGCATCCAGGCTGACATCAGTCGCGGCGGCGACGCGACGCGCGGACAGAGCAAACCGGGCGGACTGGACGCTGCACTGGCTCTGCTGCGGAAAGAGATG GTTGGTCTGCGTCAGCTGGACATGTCTCTTCTGTGCCAGCTGTGGTCTCTTCACGAGGGCATCCAGGAGTACAAGGGCTCCTCGCTTCTGTCTGAAGCCTCCTTCAGTGCTGATAATGGAtactctgaggaggaggaagaggaggatgaagtaGAGGAGGAGCATGATGAGGTGACTGGAGTTCTGTCACAACCTTCCCCGTCTTCCTCGTCCTTGTCTCTGCCTCCACCCAGCAGCAACTCCAGGGACCAGTGGATCAAAGACTCCTTTCATATTCCCTGA